The Sulfurovum sp. TSL1 genomic sequence TTTGGATCATGTCAGTTTTGACATTCAGCATGGAGAGATCTTTGCTCTGGTGGGCGAGTCCGGGTCCGGTAAGTCTTTAACCTCATTGGCCATCATGCGACTCCTGCCTGAAGCCATAGCGGTGCGTTCAGGAGAGATCCATTTAAAAGAGAGCGCATTGTTTACGCTTCCGGAATCACAGATGCAAAAAGTGCGGGGCAGATCTATAGCGATGATCTTTCAGGAACCGATGTCCGCGTTGAACCCGGTGATGACAGTGGGTTCGCAGGTTGCAGAAGTGATAAAACTGCATTTGGGGCTCAAAAAAGAGCAGATCAGAGAGAAGGTACTCTCACTGTTTAGGGAAGTTGCACTGAAAGATCCTGAAGAACGTTACCATTGGTATCCGCACCAACTCTCCGGGGGGCAAAAACAAAGGGTGATGATAGCCATTGCACTTGCCTGTGAACCTGACCTGCTTATAGCGGATGAGCCTACCACGGCGCTGGATGTCACGATACAGGCGCAAGTACTGGGGTTATTAAAAAAGATATGCAAACAAAGAGATCTCTCTATTTTGTTTATCACGCATGATATGGCTGTCGTTTCAGAGATGGCTGACAGGGTTGCTGTGATGAAAAAAGGAAAGATAGTTGAGCAAGCAGCGTGTAAAGATTTTTTTACGCATCCGAAACATGCGTATACGAAACGTTTGCTGGCAGATGCCAGGGCTACAAAAGCATACAACAGAGCAGAAGCAGGATATGAACCTTTAATTGAGGTAGAAGGGCTAAAGGTACATTTCCCCATCAAAAAAGGTTTTTTTCAAAGAACAACAGGGTATGTCAAGGCGGTAGATGATGTCACATTTTCTATTGCAAAGGGAAAGACTCTGGCACTGGTCGGAGAATCAGGAAGCGGTAAAAGTACCATCGGTAAAGCCATACTCTCACTGCTGGATGAGACAGAGGGACAAGTGTACTTTGAGAAACAAAACCTGGTCGGGCTCGATAAAAAAGCTTTAAGCCCTTACAGACGTAAGATACAAGTGGTGTTTCAAGATCCTTTCTCTGCACTGAATCCCCGAATGACCATAGCCAATATCATTAGAGAAGGTATGATAAGTTTGGATGTGGGACCCAAAAGCAGAAGAGCACAAGATGCGTATATTGAGGCACTTCTTTTAAAGGTGGATCTGGAAGCTGTCCATATGCACCGTTATCCGCATGAGTTTTCAGGAGGACAACGTCAACGAATAGGTATCGCAAGAGCATTGGCTGTAGAGCCTGAACTGATCATTTGTGATGAACCTACTTCAGCACTTGATGTCACTGTACGGACACAGGTTTTAGCTCTTCTTACCAGACTGCAAAAAGAATCAGGGGTCTCGTATCTGTTTATTACCCATGATCTCTCTATTATCCCTGTGATAGCAGATGAGGTGGCTGTGATGAAAGAGGGTAAAATAGTTGAACAGGGTTTGGTAGCAGAGGTGATGGAAAATCCTCAGCATCCTTACACGCAAAAATTACTTGCGTCAGCACCAAAATTAATGCATAAAGAAAGAGAAAATGATAATACTATTTGATTTAGACGGAACACTGATTGACTCTACGGAGGCGATACTGGAGAGTTTTGATGTCGCCTTTAAAACATTTGGCACAGCAATACCGGATGAGGAACGCATTAAAGCAGAGATCGGACATCCTTTAGATGTGATGTTCGCTTCACTGGGTGTGGAGGAGACTTATGTAGATGCGCATGTAAAAGCATATAAAATGCATTATCAAAAGATCTCATGTGCCAAGACCGCGTTGCTTCCGGAGGCGAGAGAAGCAGTAGAACTTGCCAGCCAACATGCCGTTCTGGGAGTCGTAACGACCAAAACAGCCAAATATTCCATAGAGCTTTTGGAACATATGGGGCTGATGTCCTATTTTGATGTATTGGTAGGTAGAGAGGATGTGGAAAATCCAAAACCGCATCCCGAACCTATTTTCAAAGCATTGTCAAAATTGAAGAGTGAAAAAAATATCTATTGGATGATCGGCGATACGCCGATGGATATTTTGGCAGCCAAAGCAGCAAATATCAACAGTGTGGGTGTGACATGCGGATATGCAGATGAATCATTGCTGCTAAAACATACTGATAATGTCTCTAAAACGGCTCTTGAGGCTGTGAAATTCATTACGCTGCAATAACCAAGATTGAAAAATTAGTAAATCTCGCTATAATCAAAAAAATAGTTTGAAGGAAATCCTATGCCATTATTAGACAGTTTTACAGTAGACCATACGAAGATGATCGCACCTGCGGTACGTGTGGCTAAAAAGATGAGTAGTCCATGTGGAGATGACATCACTGTGTTCGATCTGCGTTTTTGTGTACCCAACGCGGAAGCACTGCCGGAAAAAGGTATCCATACACTGGAACATCTATTTGCCGGTTTTATGAGAGACCATCTCAACGGTAAAGATGTGGAGATCATCGATATTTCTCCTATGGGGTGCCGTACAGGTTTTTATATGTCACTCCTGGGGTCACCCAAAGCCAAAGAGGTGGCCAAAGCATGGAAGAAGTCGATGAAAGATGTCCTTGACGTTGAAAGCAAAAAAGATATTCCAGAACTGAATAAGTATCAGTGCGGAACCTATAAGATGCATTCATTGGGCGAGGCACATCTTATCGCACATACTGTTTTGGACAGAGGTATCGGTATTATGAACAACAAAAAACTCAAAATGACAAAAAAACAACTCAAAGAGGCAAACAAGTAGTGTATACCCTGATGCCTGCAGATATACTTGATGTATGACGAATCGTTAAGAGAAGAGAAAAAGCTGGTACTGTGTGAAGATGGTACCCATACACTCTTTTCTGTTGAGTTTGACGAACCTTACCACTCTACCAAAGACGGGGCACTGCATGAGTCTTTAGAGAAACATGTCAAACCCGCACTCTCTTTGAGTCAGGAAAAGAGCGAACTGACGATCCTGGACATCTGTTTCGGCCTGGGATATAATACTTTTGCCACACTCTATTACATCAAAAAAGAGGGTTTAAAGACAAAAGTACACATACTCTCTCCGGAGTTTGATGAAGGGCTGGTACGCTCTCTGGATACCTTTGCTTTCCCGCCGGAGTTTGAGAGTATCAGACACATTATCAAAGCGATCAGTACCGATCTTTACTATGAAGATGAACAGTTCAGGATAGAGATACTTCTGGGGGATGCACGAAAAAGTATCCCAAAGATAAAAGAGAAGATAGACATCATTTATCAGGATGCTTTTAGCCCCGCGCACAATCCGCTGCTTTGGACCAACGAACACTTTGCAGATATCAGGGCACTTTGCACAGAGGATGCACTGCTTACGACCTACTCAACAGCTGCAGCCGTACGTTTAGGACTGTATGAAAATGGTTTTTTCATTTTTGTGCACCGAGCTGAAATGATGCGTTACTCGACCGTGGCCAGCCTGCAACGGCTTGAGGGATTGGAATATATAGATATGGAACTGAAAAAAGTGCGTAATCCCCAGGCACGCAGTATGAAAGATGAAGCGTATTTAAAAGATATGGACCGTTAGCCAAAGCGTACCGTTTTTCGTATGCAGGACACGATGGGGCGTTTTTGCAGGGATGAAGAGTGTATCACCTTTTGTGAGTGTCTGTTCTGCCTGATCCAGCAGCAGCGTCGCTTC encodes the following:
- the luxS gene encoding S-ribosylhomocysteine lyase, whose product is MPLLDSFTVDHTKMIAPAVRVAKKMSSPCGDDITVFDLRFCVPNAEALPEKGIHTLEHLFAGFMRDHLNGKDVEIIDISPMGCRTGFYMSLLGSPKAKEVAKAWKKSMKDVLDVESKKDIPELNKYQCGTYKMHSLGEAHLIAHTVLDRGIGIMNNKKLKMTKKQLKEANK
- a CDS encoding HAD family hydrolase, which gives rise to MIILFDLDGTLIDSTEAILESFDVAFKTFGTAIPDEERIKAEIGHPLDVMFASLGVEETYVDAHVKAYKMHYQKISCAKTALLPEAREAVELASQHAVLGVVTTKTAKYSIELLEHMGLMSYFDVLVGREDVENPKPHPEPIFKALSKLKSEKNIYWMIGDTPMDILAAKAANINSVGVTCGYADESLLLKHTDNVSKTALEAVKFITLQ
- a CDS encoding ABC transporter ATP-binding protein; translation: MSSILTIKDLSLSVGSEIVLDHVSFDIQHGEIFALVGESGSGKSLTSLAIMRLLPEAIAVRSGEIHLKESALFTLPESQMQKVRGRSIAMIFQEPMSALNPVMTVGSQVAEVIKLHLGLKKEQIREKVLSLFREVALKDPEERYHWYPHQLSGGQKQRVMIAIALACEPDLLIADEPTTALDVTIQAQVLGLLKKICKQRDLSILFITHDMAVVSEMADRVAVMKKGKIVEQAACKDFFTHPKHAYTKRLLADARATKAYNRAEAGYEPLIEVEGLKVHFPIKKGFFQRTTGYVKAVDDVTFSIAKGKTLALVGESGSGKSTIGKAILSLLDETEGQVYFEKQNLVGLDKKALSPYRRKIQVVFQDPFSALNPRMTIANIIREGMISLDVGPKSRRAQDAYIEALLLKVDLEAVHMHRYPHEFSGGQRQRIGIARALAVEPELIICDEPTSALDVTVRTQVLALLTRLQKESGVSYLFITHDLSIIPVIADEVAVMKEGKIVEQGLVAEVMENPQHPYTQKLLASAPKLMHKERENDNTI
- a CDS encoding tRNA (5-methylaminomethyl-2-thiouridine)(34)-methyltransferase MnmD, which gives rise to MYDESLREEKKLVLCEDGTHTLFSVEFDEPYHSTKDGALHESLEKHVKPALSLSQEKSELTILDICFGLGYNTFATLYYIKKEGLKTKVHILSPEFDEGLVRSLDTFAFPPEFESIRHIIKAISTDLYYEDEQFRIEILLGDARKSIPKIKEKIDIIYQDAFSPAHNPLLWTNEHFADIRALCTEDALLTTYSTAAAVRLGLYENGFFIFVHRAEMMRYSTVASLQRLEGLEYIDMELKKVRNPQARSMKDEAYLKDMDR